The following coding sequences are from one Candidatus Methylacidiphilales bacterium window:
- a CDS encoding DDE-type integrase/transposase/recombinase: protein MDRRALAWALCLLEAHPEAKLTAIHARVCEKCVQENWGSPGYRQLCRALSNLPQDMRVMLREGERRAFEQASLVARIEQGYPNELWQMDFTEIPFWIRDMATGELYKPFMTAAIDSFSRACVGVRIHRQAPDTNESLICLHTCMSAKGDERLPFFGVPKRLRSDHGSVYESTDFLDTLLRLDVIWDPAPKSCPSANGKIERWFQTFTNGLITTLQGHANQFRGLSRAKESALPSTHFEKLVWDYIRRYNHTRHSSIGCTPFERWVNHLGDAKGLNIDASEISLAIRVRKEMTVERDGIALWGRHFSSEALVGLVGEKVIVRLPVEGTAENIECYTLSGTLIGLLTPVEGDSDLAARINSERLSRTHAIHDLARVLREQSPGLRPASRIPTAPADDNGPSVSEGRIQPSEPLPQEES, encoded by the coding sequence ATGGATCGACGCGCTCTTGCCTGGGCTCTCTGCCTCCTCGAGGCCCATCCCGAAGCCAAGCTCACCGCTATTCATGCTCGGGTTTGCGAAAAGTGCGTCCAGGAAAACTGGGGTTCTCCGGGCTACAGGCAGCTTTGTCGTGCCTTGTCCAACCTGCCCCAGGACATGCGCGTCATGCTGCGGGAAGGGGAGAGAAGGGCCTTCGAACAGGCCAGTCTCGTCGCACGCATTGAACAGGGTTACCCGAACGAGTTGTGGCAAATGGACTTCACTGAAATCCCTTTCTGGATTCGTGATATGGCCACGGGCGAATTGTACAAGCCCTTTATGACGGCCGCTATCGACTCCTTCTCCCGGGCCTGCGTGGGGGTCCGTATCCATCGTCAAGCGCCCGATACGAACGAGAGTCTCATTTGCCTACATACCTGCATGTCTGCCAAAGGTGACGAAAGGTTGCCCTTCTTCGGTGTTCCCAAACGCCTGCGCTCTGACCATGGCTCGGTTTATGAATCAACCGACTTCCTTGACACCCTCCTTCGCCTGGATGTCATCTGGGATCCCGCTCCCAAATCCTGCCCCTCGGCCAATGGTAAAATTGAGCGTTGGTTCCAGACTTTCACCAATGGTCTGATCACCACACTCCAGGGCCACGCCAACCAGTTCCGGGGCCTGTCCCGGGCCAAAGAATCGGCCCTGCCTTCGACCCACTTTGAGAAGTTGGTTTGGGATTACATCCGCCGCTACAACCACACACGCCATTCCAGCATCGGATGCACCCCCTTCGAACGCTGGGTCAATCACCTTGGCGACGCCAAAGGGTTGAACATCGACGCCTCGGAAATTTCCCTGGCCATCCGGGTCCGCAAGGAAATGACCGTCGAGCGGGACGGCATCGCCCTGTGGGGCCGTCACTTCTCCTCGGAAGCCTTGGTGGGTCTGGTGGGTGAAAAAGTCATTGTTCGTCTGCCCGTGGAAGGCACCGCCGAGAACATCGAGTGCTACACCCTTTCTGGCACACTCATCGGCCTGCTCACCCCGGTCGAGGGCGATAGTGACCTCGCCGCCCGCATTAATTCCGAACGCCTGTCCCGCACCCATGCGATCCACGATCTGGCGCGTGTTCTCCGCGAACAATCCCC